A genomic window from Neoarius graeffei isolate fNeoGra1 chromosome 5, fNeoGra1.pri, whole genome shotgun sequence includes:
- the themis2 gene encoding protein THEMIS2, translated as MEDSDGVLALHEYFSTVDRASLPRILQVCSGVYFQGSVYEISGSEVCLSTGDLVKVISFELLCVSCEDISNNTTVELPLNHSGLFTLVPEEQPYSTIEEMVGLIPGGVDAFGSFTFFSKYELITDSLTVPARSEMTLLSVECNKEGKCFARCQITDQQEASAEVLIPFSCHGDFFECQNDRGYSLHEIMHSESLCRRRFYKTKPKKSGGPLLLSPIYQIQGIMHTEVAAQPNEAFPTMAEILEGPEANPFFCSSWLKELQKGKNLVLHRRDKTRMVLACTPKGRKTQKYFLLSQSYGGQLRRRAREFSSVYDVYVAFSKSPGLRISVTKYCEAVEEEGLPALSVGEQLEVLRLQTANRSEKESDAPQCVDSLICKRIEEEDEDEDDNDDECARESEVCLPLFTPANFVEKLSDKKKYGLAELSKNYSFPLEVKVATHDKTLEKDPLAGLAALRLEDAQEETTVLVSLPNTPEQCFELPVRWLQLSLSFISDPLPWSDCKNPEVHLQTVTEVTEHFYHDYQQLKEIPMAPPPRPPKRKSLTLQSQSCCSKLKDATLHVKSNLPTTKQKSSSLDQTKHRPPPLPNKTEDVPPPLVPRKSVSESLAIPNTYVKAPRKQHEKPHKSERKSSDSDHDYEPVEDMLNALDHIMF; from the exons atGGAGGACAGTGATGGAGTTCTGGCTCTGCACGAGTACTTCAGCACTGTGGATCGGGCGTCCTTACCGCGCATTCTGCAGGTCTGCTCAGGAGTTTATTTCCAAG GCTCAGTGTATGAAATCTCAGGGAGTGAGGTGTGTCTGTCGACTGGTGACTTGGTGAAGGTTATAAGTTTCGAGCTCCTGTGTGTCTCTTGTGAGGACATTAGCAATAATACCACAGTTGAGCTGCCTCTCAACCATTCAG GTCTGTTCACACTGGTTCCTGAGGAACAACCTTACAGTACAATAGAGGAGATGGTAGGCCTCATACCTGGTGGTGTGGATGCCTTTGGCTCATTTACCTTCTTCAGCAAATATGAACTGATCACTGACAGCCTCACAGTGCCAGCCAGATCAGAGATGACCCTTCTATCTGTGGAGTGCAATAAGGAGGGGAAGTGTTTTGCTCGCTGCCAGATAACAGACCAGCAGGAAGCCTCTGCAGAAGTGCTCATTCCCTTCTCCTGTCACGGAGATTTCTTCGAATGTCAGAACGACCGTGGTTACTCTCTTCATGAGATCATGCACTCAGAGAGCCTGTGCAGGAGACGGTTTTATAAGACAAAACCAAAGAAATCTGGTGGCCCCCTGCTTTTAAGCCCAATCTATCAAATCCAAGGCATTATGCACA CTGAGGTAGCTGCTCAGCCAAATGAGGCCTTTCCTACTATGGCAGAGATCTTGGAGGGACCTGAGGCTAATCCCTTCTTTTGCAGTAGCTGGTTGAAAGAGCTACAGAAAGGAAAGAACCTTGTGCTGCACAGGCGCGATAAAACACGCATGGTGTTAGCATGTACCCCAAAGGGGAGAAAAACCCAGAAGTACTTCCTGCTTTCTCAGAGCTATGGTGGCCAATTACGGAGAAGAGCAAGGGAGTTTAGCTCAGTGTACGATGTGTATGTGGCATTCTCTAAGTCTCCAGGACTGAGAATATCCGTCACTAAGTACTGTGAGGCAGTTGAAGAGGAAGGATTGCCTGCTCTCAGTGTTGGGGAACAGCTAGAGGTTCTGAGATTACAGACAGCAAACAGGTCAGAAAAAGAGTCCGATGCTCCACAGTGTGTGGACAGCCTTATCTGCAAAAGGATtgaggaggaggatgaggatgaggacGACAATGACGATGAGTGTGCTAGAGAGAGTGAGGTCTGCCTCCCTCTATTCACTCCAGCCAACTTTGTTGAGAAACTTTCAGACAAGAAAAAGTATGGTTTAGCCGAACTGAGCAAGAACTACTCCTTTCCTCTGGAGGTCAAAGTAGCGACTCATGATAAAACACTGGAAAAAGATCCACTGGCAGGTTTAGCAGCTCTGAGACTGGAAGATGCTCAAGAAGAGACCACTGTGCTTGTCAGCTTGCCTAATACTCCAGAGCAATGCTTTGAATTGCCTGTTCGCTGGCTGCAATTATCTCTCTCCTTCATCTCAGACCCCTTACCCTGGTCTGATTGCAAGAACCCAGAGGTTCACCTACAGACGGTCACTGAAGTAACGGAGCACTTCTACCATGACTATCAGCAGCTTAAAGAAATACCTATGGCTCCACCTCCACGTCCTCCTAAGCGCAAATCACTGACCTTACAATCACAAAGTTGTTGTTCTAAGCTTAAAGATGCCACTCTGCACGTCAAAAGTAACCTCCCCACCACAAAACAGAAGAGTTCATCTCTGGACCAAACAAAACACAGACCACCTCCACTACCAAACAAA ACAGAAGATGTACCCCCTCCTTTGGTTCCTAGAAAGTCTGTCTCCGAGAGTTTAGCCATACCAAATACATATGTGAAGGCCCCAAGGAAACAGCATGAAAAGCCACATAAATCAG AAAGAAAATCTTCAGACAGCGATCATGACTACGAACCTGTGGAAGACATGCTAAATGCTCTTGATCATATCATGTTTTAA